A genomic segment from Bradyrhizobium sp. CB1015 encodes:
- a CDS encoding ABC transporter permease: MTALLPRRGLAQILALIVILAVDRVVSPQFFDLRLQDGRLFGSLIDVLNRGTPVALLSLGMVLVIATRGIDLSVGAVMAICGAIAASLADSHGLPVVLAAALGAGLVCGLWNGFLVAVLGMQPIVATLILMVAGRGIAQLITEGRIVTFSSPDLVWLGNGSVLGLPVPVVIALGMLVLTGAVVRGSALGLLIEATGGNARASELAGVGTRAMILAVYVWCGVCAALAGVIAAADIMGADANNAGLWLELDAILAVVIGGTSLFGGRFSLVLAVLGALIIQTMNTGILLSGYPPEFNLLVKAVVVLAVLLLQSPKFSGLDGLVTWLRRAKA; encoded by the coding sequence ATGACAGCGCTGCTGCCGCGCCGCGGCCTTGCCCAGATCCTGGCGCTGATCGTCATCCTCGCGGTCGACCGCGTGGTCTCGCCGCAATTCTTCGACCTGCGCCTGCAGGACGGCCGTCTCTTCGGCAGCCTGATCGACGTACTCAACCGCGGCACGCCGGTGGCGCTGCTTTCGCTCGGCATGGTGCTGGTGATCGCGACGCGCGGCATCGATCTGTCGGTTGGAGCGGTGATGGCGATCTGCGGTGCGATCGCCGCCAGCCTTGCCGACAGTCACGGGCTTCCGGTCGTGCTGGCGGCCGCCCTCGGCGCCGGCCTCGTCTGCGGCCTCTGGAACGGTTTTCTCGTCGCCGTGCTCGGCATGCAGCCGATCGTGGCGACCTTGATCCTGATGGTCGCGGGGCGCGGTATCGCTCAGTTGATCACCGAAGGACGCATCGTGACGTTCTCCTCGCCGGATCTGGTCTGGCTCGGCAATGGCTCTGTGCTCGGCCTGCCGGTGCCGGTCGTGATTGCCTTGGGCATGCTCGTCCTCACCGGCGCGGTCGTGCGTGGTTCCGCGCTCGGGCTCCTGATCGAGGCGACCGGCGGCAACGCGCGGGCGAGCGAGCTCGCCGGCGTCGGCACGCGCGCGATGATTTTGGCGGTCTATGTCTGGTGCGGCGTCTGCGCTGCGCTCGCCGGCGTGATCGCGGCGGCCGACATTATGGGTGCTGACGCCAACAATGCCGGCCTCTGGCTCGAGCTCGATGCGATCCTGGCCGTGGTGATCGGCGGCACCTCGCTGTTCGGCGGCCGATTCAGTCTCGTGCTGGCCGTGCTGGGTGCGCTGATCATCCAGACCATGAACACCGGCATTCTGCTGTCGGGCTACCCGCCGGAGTTCAACCTGCTGGTCAAGGCGGTGGTGGTGCTCGCGGTGCTGCTGCTGCAATCGCCGAAATTCTCAGGTCTCGACGGGCTCGTCACGTGGCTGCGGAGGGCGAAAGCATGA
- the yjfF gene encoding galactofuranose ABC transporter, permease protein YjfF has protein sequence MKGLPPVLITAIVLVAGFALCALQFPNIASTRVVGNLLTDNAFLGIVATGMTFVIISGGIDLSVGSVIGFTTVFVALAIERWGIPPLVAFVAILALSAAFGAAMGAVIHVFDLPPFIVTLAGMFLARGASFLLSTESVPITAPVYATVSDFALRMPGGGRLTAIAIIMLLIVIGGALLLHLTRFGANVYALGGSRTTASLMGVAVGKMTIKIYMLSSLLAGLAGIVFSFYTSAGYSLSAVGVELDSIAAVVIGGTLLTGGQGSVVGTFLGVLIQGLIQTYINFDGTLSSWWTKIATGVLLFAFIALQQGLVTLARRPAVKHVGAAS, from the coding sequence ATGAAAGGCCTGCCGCCGGTTCTGATCACGGCCATCGTGCTCGTTGCGGGCTTTGCGCTCTGCGCCCTGCAATTCCCCAACATCGCCTCCACCCGCGTGGTCGGCAATCTCCTCACCGACAATGCCTTCCTGGGGATCGTCGCGACCGGCATGACGTTCGTGATCATCTCCGGCGGTATCGACCTTTCGGTCGGCTCGGTGATTGGCTTCACCACCGTGTTCGTCGCGCTGGCGATCGAGCGCTGGGGGATCCCGCCGCTGGTCGCTTTCGTCGCCATCCTCGCGCTCTCGGCGGCGTTTGGCGCGGCGATGGGCGCCGTCATCCACGTCTTCGATCTGCCACCTTTCATCGTGACGCTGGCCGGCATGTTCCTGGCGCGCGGCGCGAGCTTCCTGCTGTCCACCGAGTCGGTGCCGATCACGGCGCCGGTCTATGCGACGGTGTCAGATTTTGCTCTGCGGATGCCCGGCGGCGGCCGGCTGACGGCCATCGCAATCATCATGCTGCTGATCGTGATCGGCGGCGCCCTGCTGTTGCATCTCACCCGGTTCGGCGCCAACGTTTATGCGCTCGGCGGCAGCCGGACCACCGCGAGCCTGATGGGCGTTGCCGTCGGCAAGATGACGATCAAGATCTACATGCTCTCGAGCCTGCTCGCGGGGCTCGCGGGAATTGTCTTCTCCTTCTACACCAGCGCCGGCTATTCGCTGTCCGCCGTCGGCGTCGAGCTCGACAGCATCGCGGCCGTCGTGATCGGCGGCACGCTGCTGACCGGCGGGCAGGGCTCGGTGGTCGGAACATTCCTCGGCGTGCTGATCCAGGGCCTGATCCAGACCTACATCAATTTCGATGGCACGCTGTCGAGCTGGTGGACCAAGATCGCGACCGGCGTGCTTCTGTTCGCCTTCATCGCCCTGCAGCAGGGGCTGGTCACGCTTGCGCGCCGGCCGGCGGTGAAACATGTGGGAGCGGCGTCATGA
- a CDS encoding FadR/GntR family transcriptional regulator, whose translation MTSRIVVIPTRRAHSNHAEVARSIGVDIIAGRYAEGTRLPGDAEMIAMFGVSRPVLRESVKTLVAKGLLTTKARVGTVVRERGAWNMFDADVLAWHLDAGIDKRFLNDLAEIRLAVEPRAAMLAATQRSEEDISELRRCMDRMRHEASDSVGFADADLALHVAVARASGNLFMRSVGHVIEAALRASFLLSAPVETEDRETVLLWHQRIVDAIVGGDADAASEAMIYVIHNGMRRHDSTVIETAPAEPLPSTDTGEQA comes from the coding sequence ATGACCTCGCGGATCGTCGTCATCCCGACGCGGCGGGCCCATTCCAACCATGCGGAGGTGGCGCGTTCGATCGGCGTCGACATCATCGCCGGCCGCTATGCGGAAGGCACGCGCCTGCCGGGTGATGCCGAAATGATCGCGATGTTCGGCGTGTCGCGTCCGGTGCTGCGCGAGAGTGTGAAGACGCTGGTCGCCAAGGGCCTGCTCACCACCAAGGCGCGGGTCGGCACCGTCGTGCGCGAGCGCGGCGCCTGGAACATGTTCGACGCGGACGTGCTGGCCTGGCACCTCGACGCCGGCATCGACAAGCGCTTCCTCAACGACCTCGCCGAGATCCGTCTGGCCGTCGAGCCGCGCGCGGCGATGCTGGCGGCCACGCAGCGGTCCGAGGAGGACATCAGCGAGCTGCGCCGCTGCATGGATCGCATGCGGCATGAAGCGTCCGACTCGGTCGGATTTGCCGACGCCGATCTCGCGCTTCATGTTGCCGTGGCGCGTGCCTCGGGCAATCTGTTCATGCGCTCGGTCGGGCATGTCATCGAAGCAGCGCTGCGCGCTTCGTTCCTGCTCAGCGCTCCGGTCGAGACCGAGGACCGCGAGACTGTGCTGCTCTGGCATCAGAGGATCGTCGATGCCATCGTCGGGGGCGATGCCGACGCCGCATCGGAGGCCATGATCTACGTCATTCACAACGGCATGCGCCGTCACGACAGCACGGTGATCGAGACCGCCCCGGCCGAGCCGCTGCCGTCGACCGATACTGGAGAACAAGCGTGA